The genomic window CGCGATATATTTGCCGGCGGCCGGCGTCACCTGCATCAGCCCCAGCGCATTGGCGCTCGACACCGCACGCGGATTGAAACCGCTTTCCTGGCGCGCGATCGCGTAGGCGATATGCGGCTCGACCTGCGGTCCCACCGGATTGTAGCGCGGCAGCCCGGCAATCGGGTAGGCATAGGCCTCGAACGGCAGGCCGCGCCCGACCGCGGTGCGGCCGAGCAGCACCATGGCGCGCGGGTCCTTGTTCTTCTCGGTCAGCGCCGCGACCGCCGCCAGCGCCGCGATGTCGGTGGTCTTGTCGGCGAGATCGGCCACCGCCGAGACCACGAGATCGCGCTCGTCGATCGCGTAGAGAATTTCGATCGCGCGCACGATTTCGAGCCGCGCGCCGTTCGGCGCCGCATGCGGCGGCGGCGGCATCCTGATTTCCCCAGGACCGAGCCTGGCGCGCGCAAGCTGGCCGTAATAGGCGGTCGGATATTGCGCACCCCGCTCGTAGTGGCGGCGTGCCTCGTCCCGGCGCCCCATCGTTTCCGCGGCGCGGCCCTGCCAGTAATGGGAGCGCGAGATCGAGGCGGGATGCTCGGCGCCCTGCATGATCTTCGCAAAATAGGGCATGGCCGCCGCCGGGTTGTTCAGAAAACGCAAGGCAATCCAGCCACTTGTGAACAGAGCCTCAACCCGTGGATGCTCCTTCTCAGGTAACGCTGCAGCGGCGGAAATACGGAAAGCAGCCTGCGGCTCGCCGATGTCGAGCAGCTTGCGCGCCAGCAGTCTCCGCTCGGTCCACCATTCTTCCAGGTCATGGATGGCGGCGGGCGACGTCGGTGCCTTCAACATCCATTGCGCGGCTTCCGCGATCTTGTCGTTGCGGCGTAGCCATTGCGCCATGGTGAAGATGAAGGCCGCGTCGTTGCGCGCATCCCGCGGGACGGCATCAAGCAGCGCCTTTGCGTTTGACGCCTTCTTCGCCACAGCCGCGCGCGCCTTTGCCAGCGCCACCTGCGAGGCGCCGAGCCGCTGCGCCGCGCGCATCGCGTCGTCCATGTCCTCGGCATAGAGAAGATTGTCCAGCCGCGCCTTGTGATCGCCCGCTGAAAGCAGCGCGCCGAAGGCGTCGAGCGCGCGTTTCTCCACGTCCGCGGAGAAGGAGTCATTGCGCCACGTGTCGCGCACCAGCTGCTGCGCCAGGGCCCGGTCACCCTGTGCCAGCGCGGTTCGCGCCAGAGCCAGCTTGCCCTTGGCGGAGACCGGCTTCTGCGCGGCGAAGAAATTGCGGACCTGTGCGTCGCTGGAAGGGTTCTGCCAGAGCGCCGCTTCCGCCTTACGGCGGAACTGCATCACGCTCGGCCAACCGGGATTGGTGGCGATGAAGGCGGCGTAGCGTTCAAAATTGAAATCATCGTCTTCTGCGCGCAGCACCGCCCATTCGATGACCTTGCGCGCCACCGGATCGCCGACCGAGCGCATGACCTCGGTTGCCGCCGAATTCTTGCCCTTGCGCACGAGATCGATCGCCTGCTTCACCGCGGCGAGGTCGGCCGGCGATGTGGCCGCGGTCGGCGCCAGCGGGGACTGTTTCGGCGGGGTCACGGCCGCGTGCCGCACCGGCGGTTGCGCAAAGGCTGCGGGCGGGGGCTGGATTGGCGTCGGCGCGAAAGCGGGAGGCATGGCGCTTGCAACCGTCACAGTGGCTGCGGCCGCCGGGCGTGGCCGCGGCATCGGCACGGTCGCGGCGATTTGCCTAGGAGGCGCAGCTTTCGCTTTGGGCGCGGCCTGTTTGGGCGCGGGTTTGGGCAGAGGCTTGGCGGCCGCCTGAGGCTCAGCTCTGGGCGCCGCCAGCGCCGGCGAGCCAAGGACAGCCAGCGCGGTCGCGGCCAACAGATGCCCGATCAGCTTGCGATGCAATGTGAACCCCGATCCTCGCCCAACGGCCGCGTTCTCGGCCCGATTCGGGCGCAATTCCATTGTCCTGAAAATCGTAAAGGATCGCCAACCATGCCCGGGCGAATCCCCTGTCCGCGGCCTCATTGGCACCGGAAAGCGGCGGGAATGGGGTGTCATCTCACCACCCGGGGTGATCTGTTCGATCAGCAACATTCGCTTTCAACGCCGGGACCGAACCGCTAACAATGGCGGAGTGCTTCCGATTGGGAGTTCCTGCGCCGCTTGCAGCAAGCTCAGCTCGGGAACTTCAAATCGAAAGCGGCACTAGCAACCGCATCAAGAAACCGCATCAAGACCGGGGTTAGTCATGGCCGCCAACGGCGCACGCTTTCGGGGCTCGTTCACCGCACTCGTCACGCCCTTCAGGAACGGCGCGCTCGACGAGAAAGCGTTCCGGGATCTCGTGGAATGGCAGATCGCCGAGGGCACGCGCGGCCTTGTGCCCGTGGGCACGACCGGCGAAAGCCCCACGCTCTCCCATGACGAGCACAAAAAGGTGGTCGAGTGGTGCGTCGATCAGGCGCGCGGCCGGGTGCCGGTGATCGCCGGGGCTGGATCGAATGCGACGAGCGAAGCAATCGAACTCGCCCGGCATGCCGAAAAGGCCGGCGCCGACGCCGTGCTGGTGGTGACGCCCTATTACAACAAGCCGACGCAGGAAGGCCTGTATGTGCATTTCAAGGCGGTGAACGACGCCATCGGCATTCCGATCATCATCTACAACATCCCGCCGCGCTCGGTGGTCGACATGTCGGTTGACACCATGAAGCGGCTCTATGAACTCAAGAACATCGCCGGCGTGAAGGACGCGACGGGCAATCTGGCGCGGGTGTCGCTGCAGCGCGAGGCGATGGGGCCGGACTTTATCCAGCTCTCCGGCGAGGACATGACAGCGCTCGCCTTCAACGCCGCCGGCGGTCAGGGCTGCATCTCGGTGGTGTCGAACGTTGCGCCTGCGCTCTGCACGCAATTGCAGGAGGCGACGCTTGCCAACGATTATCCGCAGGCGCTGAAAATCCAGGACCGGCTGGTGCCGCTGCATCATGCGATCTTCATCGAGCCGGGCCTTGCCGGCGCCAAATGCGGGCTCACGCTGCTCGGGCGCGGCAACGAGGAAGTGCGTTCGCCGCTGTTGCCGGTCACCGATGTTGCCCGCAACGCCATCAAGAAGGCGATGGTGCATGCGGGGCTGCTGAATTAAGCAAATGTGTGCCTATCCTTTGTCATGCTCCGCGAAAGCGGAGCATCCAGTAGTCACTGACACCCTTGTGTTTACTGGATCGCCCGCTTTCGCGGGCGATGACAAATGAGAGGTGGCGATGGCCGCCAAAACCGAAGCCAAGCTGAAAGTCGTCGCCGACAATCGCAAGGCGCGTTTCAATTACGAGATCGGCGAGACCATTGAGGCCGGCGTCGCGCTCACCGGCAGCGAGATGAAGTCGCTGCGCGCCGGCAAGGCGACGATCGGGGAATCCTACGCCGATTCCCGCGGCGGCGAGCTGTGGCTGATCAACGCCAATATCCCGGAATATCTGCAGGCTGGCCGCTTCAACCATGCGCCAAAACGGCCGCGCAAATTGCTGCTGCACAAGCGCCAGATCAACAAGCTGATCGGCGCGGTCGAGCGCGAGGGAATGACTATCGTGCCGCTGAAGCTCTATTTCAATCCGAAGGGCCGCGCCAAGATCGAGATCGCGCTCGCGCGCGGCAAGAAGCTGCACGACAAGCGCGAGACGATGAAAAAGCGAAGTTGGGAACGCGAGCGCGGCCGGCTGATGCGGATGAAGGGGTGAGATATCCAATTGTCATCGCCCGCGAAAGCGGGCGATCCAGTAAACACAACAGTTTCAGTGATTACTGGATTCCCCGCTTTCGCGGGGAATGACGAAAGGAGAGGCGCGCGCACACTCCTACTTGATCACAACGCAGCCCACGCGCGCGCCGGCATTGCCGATCGGCTGGCTGGTGTGGTCATCCTCGCTGGCATGGATGACAAGCGCCGACCCGTCCCTGTCGCGCAGGGCGTTCTTGCCATCCAGACGCACCTCTTCCGTCGAGACCTCGGCATTCACCGACCCGTCCGCATTGGCGAAGATGTTGGGCAGATCGCCGTCGTCCGGCCCGTCCGGATTGAGCAGGCCGTGCTTGTCGTCGTCATGGTTCACATGGCCCTTCGAGAGCTGGAACTTGCCGACATCCGAACAATCGCCCACCTGATGAAAATGCACCCCGTGCCAGCCCGGTGTCAGGCCGCCGGCATTGATGGTGATGCGCACAACGGTCGCCTCCTTGCCGCTACGGATGGCGATCTTGCCGATCGGCTCGCCCTTGGCGCCGACGACCTGCCCCTCAAAGGTCTGCACGTCCTGCGCGAGCGCAGGGGCCACAAGCGTGAGCGCGGCGCCCATCCCGATCCATGCCGTTTTCATGCGCAATCTCCTTTGGCTGCAAAATTCAACGCGCAACGATGCCAATTGGCTCCCAGCCGGTTGCGACGGCGTGGTTTCGCGCGCGCTGCGAAACTCGCAAGTGTAACGGCTTTCACCTACCGGCAGGCGGACAGGCCGCTCACATGGGCGTGAAGCGACGCTGGATCGGCTGAGGCGGTGTTCTGCATTGCTTGTCATCGCCCGCGAAAGCGGGCGATCCAGTAACCCCGGCCTGGCCAAAATAACTTCCGCCTTCGTTTACTGGATTCCCCGCTTTCGCGGGGAATGACACGTAGAGCGTCAGTCAGCAACATCCAAAAAGAAAATCCCCCGGCGTCGCCACCGGGGGATCTTGTAACTCAGACCTTGATCAGACGATCACGGCCAGAAGTTGCGCTGCACGCGCAGCAGGCCCGACCACACATCGCCATCGGCGAAGGGGCGCAGGAAGGCCGCACCACCGTTCGGAGCGTCATTCTGCGACGAACCGATCAGAGCGCTGTCGAGGTGCGTGTACATGATGTCCACGCCGACGTCGAGATTGGCAACCGGATTCCACAGAGTGCGGGAGCCGATCTGATAGGCCGACCAGTCGGCGCAACCAGCCGAGAGAGCACGGGCGGCGCAAATCACAGTGTCAACCTGCGTGCTGTTGGCCTCGTAGTTGGCATACTGAGCGTAAATCGAAGTACGCAGCGACGGGGTCCAGTAGTGCTGGAAAGCGCCCGCCAGGCTGAAGGCCTGCGACAGTTCGAGACTGGTGCCGGTATTGAAATAGGCATCGTCCGCCCATGCGCCACCGATGGTGCCAGCATCCTGCTTCCAGCCGAACGCCAGACCCGACCAACCGCTGGTGCCTGCAGTGGCCGCACGACCCGGATTCACGCAGTAACCGGCCGCGCCTTCACAATAGACGCCCTGCAAGGACAGGGTGTCCCTGGCATCCCACGGCATCTTCAGGGTGATGCCGGCGCCAGCCGCCCAGCCCCATTCGGAGTCAGGATGGCCGAGATTCTGGTTTGCCGCGTAGTAGCGCGCGGCATTCTCGTGCAGCGCACCCATGATCTGCGCCGAACCCCAGGCCTGGTCGACGCGGATATTGGCCACGATGTCCAGGACGTCCTGACCGGTTCGGTCGGTCGCGTTAGCAGCGTTATAGGTGAAAGGTACACCTTGCGAGAGGTCAACAACCGACAGGCTGCGGAAGCTCTGATCTTCGAACGAGAGTGTCGCCGACACGCCGTTGCCGAACTGGGCGGTATAGGCATAGACGTTGATACCGACGCCGCCCGAGGAGCCTTCAAACGCCTGGGTCTGGAACGAATAGACCGGCACCGGATAGAAGTCGAAGAACGATTCGGTCTTGCCGAAGGTGAAGCCGGCAAACTGGATGAAGCCACGGTCGAAATACGTGATGTTGTTGTTCGACGTGATCGTGTCGTTCGTCGACCACTGCCAGCCACCGCGCAGATAGGAGCGCAGCGTGCCGTATTCGGTCTGGGTGCGCACGTCAGCCGACAGCGCAGCGCGCGTGCGCGTGCGATGGGTGTTCGTGCCACGGTCATACTGGGCATCTGCACCCGACGTATAAGTCGCCAGCGACCCGGCCTGATTGTGGCCGATGTCGACGCGCAGGAAGCCGCCGAGCTTGATGCAGGTATCGGTGCCCGGGATGTAGTAGAAGCCCGCGCCGTACAGGGAGCAAACCTTCACGTATTCAACTGGTTAGCGCTTTTTCTTTGGAAAATTCTCGAGCGGAATCAGCGCCGCATTGTCCGACGGAAAGACGCAGAGCATCGTTTTGCCGTCGCCCGGGCGGGGGACCGGCTAGGTGGTTCGCCGCGCACGGCCGGGCCGCGCAACGCGATCTTGCGCCATCCGGCGACGATGCGCGGTGCATCGGGCCGTGCCGCTCAGGATCGTCGCGCTGGGTATAGCCTAGGTCGAACCGCGCAAGCGCAGACGCGCGCACAAACAAACGCGCGCACCACGCGCATGGGCAATGCGCGCGGCGCGGTCAAAGTTTCTGCGAGAAAGAAGAAGGAAGTCTTACACCGCCTGGCTTGGCGCTTCCGAACGGATCACGACGCGTCCAACCACTTCCGCGGCTTCGAGCAGCGTGTCCTGCGCCAGATGCGCGTAGCGCTGGGTGGTGCGCGGCTGGGTGTGGCCCAGCAATCCCTGCACGACGTAAAGCGACACGCCCTGGTTCACGAGGAAGCTCGCGAACGAGTGGCGCAGATCGTGCAGCCGCACGTCATCAAGCAAAGCGCGTTCGCGAATGCGCGCCCAGGGGAAATGCAGCGACGCGCTCGGCCGGCCGGTGACGGGCGAGGGGAAGATATATGGGTTACCCGGAATGGGCGTGATCGAACGCAGAAGCGCCAGCGCCTGTCCGTTCAGAGCGATGGAGCGCGGCCGGCCGGTCTTGGAAATCGGCACCAGCAACGTTCGCTTGACCCAGTCGACATAGTCCCACTTGGCGTGCGTGATCTCGTTGCGACGCGCGCCGGTGAGCAGCAGCAGCAAGATGGCCTGTGCGGCGACCTTGTTCTCGTCGACATTGATCGACGCGATCAGGCGTTGCGTTTCCTCCGGCGTCAGAAACCGGTCGCGCTGCACGTCCGGCGCGGTGCTCAGGCCGAAGGTCGGATTTTCGCGCACGCCGGGAATCTTCCACTTGCGCGCGAGATTGAAGATGTAGCGCAGCAGGATCAGCACGCGGTTGGTGGTGCCGGTGGCGTAGCCCCTGTCGCGCATAGCCTGCAGCAGATTGGCGATCGCGGTGCCGGTGATCTCGTCGACATGCAGCGCGCCGAGGACCGGCAGGATGTGGATACGCAGCACCGTTTCGTCGGTGCACCAGCTCCGCTTGTAGGACTTGACGTGCGGCATGTAGCGGTCGCGCACGAGCTCCGTCAGCGTCGGAATCGCGC from Pseudorhodoplanes sp. includes these protein-coding regions:
- a CDS encoding lytic transglycosylase domain-containing protein; this translates as MHRKLIGHLLAATALAVLGSPALAAPRAEPQAAAKPLPKPAPKQAAPKAKAAPPRQIAATVPMPRPRPAAAATVTVASAMPPAFAPTPIQPPPAAFAQPPVRHAAVTPPKQSPLAPTAATSPADLAAVKQAIDLVRKGKNSAATEVMRSVGDPVARKVIEWAVLRAEDDDFNFERYAAFIATNPGWPSVMQFRRKAEAALWQNPSSDAQVRNFFAAQKPVSAKGKLALARTALAQGDRALAQQLVRDTWRNDSFSADVEKRALDAFGALLSAGDHKARLDNLLYAEDMDDAMRAAQRLGASQVALAKARAAVAKKASNAKALLDAVPRDARNDAAFIFTMAQWLRRNDKIAEAAQWMLKAPTSPAAIHDLEEWWTERRLLARKLLDIGEPQAAFRISAAAALPEKEHPRVEALFTSGWIALRFLNNPAAAMPYFAKIMQGAEHPASISRSHYWQGRAAETMGRRDEARRHYERGAQYPTAYYGQLARARLGPGEIRMPPPPHAAPNGARLEIVRAIEILYAIDERDLVVSAVADLADKTTDIAALAAVAALTEKNKDPRAMVLLGRTAVGRGLPFEAYAYPIAGLPRYNPVGPQVEPHIAYAIARQESGFNPRAVSSANALGLMQVTPAAGKYIAKKNGISFDQKRLLNDPVYNVQMGAAELGDVIEAYRGSYILAFVAYNAGRGRVREWSERYGDPRDPKVDPVDWVERIPFSETRNYVQRVMENMQIYRVRFGGSPRLMIEADLRRGMSGN
- the dapA gene encoding 4-hydroxy-tetrahydrodipicolinate synthase → MAANGARFRGSFTALVTPFRNGALDEKAFRDLVEWQIAEGTRGLVPVGTTGESPTLSHDEHKKVVEWCVDQARGRVPVIAGAGSNATSEAIELARHAEKAGADAVLVVTPYYNKPTQEGLYVHFKAVNDAIGIPIIIYNIPPRSVVDMSVDTMKRLYELKNIAGVKDATGNLARVSLQREAMGPDFIQLSGEDMTALAFNAAGGQGCISVVSNVAPALCTQLQEATLANDYPQALKIQDRLVPLHHAIFIEPGLAGAKCGLTLLGRGNEEVRSPLLPVTDVARNAIKKAMVHAGLLN
- the smpB gene encoding SsrA-binding protein SmpB yields the protein MAAKTEAKLKVVADNRKARFNYEIGETIEAGVALTGSEMKSLRAGKATIGESYADSRGGELWLINANIPEYLQAGRFNHAPKRPRKLLLHKRQINKLIGAVEREGMTIVPLKLYFNPKGRAKIEIALARGKKLHDKRETMKKRSWERERGRLMRMKG
- a CDS encoding superoxide dismutase family protein; the protein is MGAALTLVAPALAQDVQTFEGQVVGAKGEPIGKIAIRSGKEATVVRITINAGGLTPGWHGVHFHQVGDCSDVGKFQLSKGHVNHDDDKHGLLNPDGPDDGDLPNIFANADGSVNAEVSTEEVRLDGKNALRDRDGSALVIHASEDDHTSQPIGNAGARVGCVVIK
- a CDS encoding porin is translated as MKVCSLYGAGFYYIPGTDTCIKLGGFLRVDIGHNQAGSLATYTSGADAQYDRGTNTHRTRTRAALSADVRTQTEYGTLRSYLRGGWQWSTNDTITSNNNITYFDRGFIQFAGFTFGKTESFFDFYPVPVYSFQTQAFEGSSGGVGINVYAYTAQFGNGVSATLSFEDQSFRSLSVVDLSQGVPFTYNAANATDRTGQDVLDIVANIRVDQAWGSAQIMGALHENAARYYAANQNLGHPDSEWGWAAGAGITLKMPWDARDTLSLQGVYCEGAAGYCVNPGRAATAGTSGWSGLAFGWKQDAGTIGGAWADDAYFNTGTSLELSQAFSLAGAFQHYWTPSLRTSIYAQYANYEANSTQVDTVICAARALSAGCADWSAYQIGSRTLWNPVANLDVGVDIMYTHLDSALIGSSQNDAPNGGAAFLRPFADGDVWSGLLRVQRNFWP
- a CDS encoding site-specific integrase, with product MPKAALTKSFVANAACTPGRPKVDYFDIDQRGFMLEVRASGGKTFYQRYTDERGRERQYKIGPADALTVEQARRKARVVLAQALLGDDPQEKRKELRAIPTLTELVRDRYMPHVKSYKRSWCTDETVLRIHILPVLGALHVDEITGTAIANLLQAMRDRGYATGTTNRVLILLRYIFNLARKWKIPGVRENPTFGLSTAPDVQRDRFLTPEETQRLIASINVDENKVAAQAILLLLLTGARRNEITHAKWDYVDWVKRTLLVPISKTGRPRSIALNGQALALLRSITPIPGNPYIFPSPVTGRPSASLHFPWARIRERALLDDVRLHDLRHSFASFLVNQGVSLYVVQGLLGHTQPRTTQRYAHLAQDTLLEAAEVVGRVVIRSEAPSQAV